One part of the Ziziphus jujuba cultivar Dongzao chromosome 2, ASM3175591v1 genome encodes these proteins:
- the LOC107418761 gene encoding T-complex protein 1 subunit delta: MAAVPVAVSQPKSSKTESYIDNKRKEDVRHANIIAARSVADAVRTSLGPKGMDKMISSANGEVIITNDGATILNKMEVLQPAAKMFVELSKSQDSAAGDGTTTVVVIAGALLKQCLTLLSHGIHPTVISDSLHKASIKAIDVLTAMAVPVELSDRDSLVKSASTSLNSKVVSQYSSLLAPLAVDAVLSVVEPSKPDVVDLRDIKIVKKLGGTVDDTELVKGLVFDKKVSHAAGGPTRVENAKIAVIQFQISPPKTDIEQSIVVSDYTQMDRILKEERNYILGMIKKIKATGCNVLLIQKSILRDAVTDLSLHYLAKAKILVIKDVERDEIEFITKTLNCLPIANIEHFRAEKLGYADLVEEVSLGDGKIVKITGIKDMGRTTTVLVRGSNLLVLDEAERSLHDALCVVRCLVSKRFLIAGGGAPEIELSRQLGAWAKVLHGMEGYCIRSFAEALEVIPYTLAENAGLNPILIVTELRNRHAQGEINAGINVRKGQITNILEENVVQPLLVSTSAIGLATECVRMILKIDDIVTVR; this comes from the coding sequence ATGGCTGCCGTACCAGTAGCCGTATCCCAGCCCAAATCCTCGAAAACCGAGTCCTACATCGACAACAAGCGCAAAGAAGACGTACGCCACGCCAACATCATCGCCGCTCGCTCCGTCGCCGATGCCGTCCGTACGAGTCTCGGTCCCAAAGGTATGGACAAGATGATCTCCAGCGCCAATGGCGAAGTTATCATCACCAACGACGGTGCTACCATCCTCAACAAGATGGAGGTTCTCCAACCCGCAGCTAAGATGTTCGTCGAGCTCTCCAAATCTCAGGAttccgccgccggcgacggtacCACCACCGTCGTTGTCATCGCCGGTGCGCTTCTCAAGCAGTGCCTTACTCTACTCTCTCACGGAATCCATCCAACTGTTATATCGGATTCTCTCCACAAGGCCTCCATTAAAGCCATCGatgttctcaccgccatggctGTTCCCGTTGAGCTATCTGACCGCGATTCGCTTGTGAAGTCCGCTAGCACATCGCTCAATAGCAAGGTCGTGAGCCAGTACTCATCGTTGCTCGCTCCTCTAGCTGTCGATGCCGTGCTCTCTGTGGTGGAACCTTCGAAGCCCGATGTGGTCGATCTGAGAGATATCAAGATTGTGAAGAAGCTTGGTGGAACGGTGGACGATACTGAGCTTGTCAAAGGGTTGGTGTTCGATAAGAAAGTGAGTCATGCTGCTGGAGGACCAACACGTGTGGAGAACGCGAAGATTGCTGTGATTCAGTTCCAAATTTCGCCACCAAAAACTGATATTGAACAGAGTATTGTTGTTTCGGATTATACCCAAATGGATAGGATTCTAAAAGAGGAAAGGAATTACATTTTGGGtatgattaagaaaataaaagccactggtTGCAATGTGTTGCTGATTCAGAAAAGCATTCTGAGAGACGCTGTGACTGATTTGTCACTGCATTACCTCGCTAAAGCTAAGATTTTGGTGATTAAGGATGTGGAGCGTGATGAAATCGAGTTCATTACCAAGACTTTGAATTGTTTGCCTATAGCTAACATTGAGCATTTCCGAGCAGAGAAGCTCGGTTATGCAGATCTTGTTGAGGAGGTTTCTCTGGGAGATGGGAAGATTGTCAAGATTACAGGAATTAAGGATATGGGACGTACCACTACAGTGCTTGTTCGCGGTTCGAACCTGTTGGTGCTTGATGAAGCTGAGCGGTCATTGCACGATGCTTTGTGTGTGGTTAGATGTTTGGTGAGCAAGAGGTTTTTGATTGCCGGCGGTGGTGCGCCAGAGATTGAGCTTTCGAGGCAATTGGGTGCCTGGGCAAAAGTGTTGCATGGGATGGAGGGATACTGTATTCGATCTTTTGCTGAGGCTCTTGAAGTTATACCATATACTTTGGCTGAAAATGCAGGATTGAATCCTATTCTGATTGTTACTGAGCTGAGGAACCGCCACGCGCAGGGCGAAATCAATGCTGGAATCAATGTGAGGAAAGGGCAGATTACAAACATCTTGGAGGAGAATGTGGTGCAGCCATTACTTGTGAGCACTAGTGCAATCGGCCTGGCGACCGAGTGTGTGCGGATGATTTTGAAGATTGATGACATTGTTACTGTAAGGTAG